A DNA window from Sphingomonas profundi contains the following coding sequences:
- a CDS encoding peptide MFS transporter — MASIAQAADRDDHAFLGHPRGLAYLAFAEAWERFSFYGMQTLLVLYMVGQLLLPGHVEHVAGFAAFRRTLEGAYGSLSVQALASAIFGLYAGLVYLTPIAGGLLADRVLGRTKTVTLGALLMAAGHFLMAFDVSFLFALLCLVIGCGCFKGNIAAQVGTLYQPGDLRRADAFQIYYLGINAGVIAAPLVCGTLGELYGWHYGFGAAGIGMVLGLAIYLAGRRHLVPDAPRAAAAAPRPTLLPGEGRTIALLVALLPVLALAIIGNMEIFNAYLVWAQAHVDFTLFGRTMPTTWLVTLDTIASVSFLVGAVAFWRLWARRFPEPDEITKIAIGALIALLAPLVLAACAWHEARTGQKTPVAWLILFHVVNSIGIANVFPVSLALYSRAAPARLGSTMLGIFYLHFFAANVLVGWLGGRLETMPATWFWAMHAALIGLAALLLFAARALFGHLLAPAKAVA, encoded by the coding sequence ATGGCCTCCATCGCCCAGGCCGCCGACCGCGACGACCATGCCTTTCTCGGCCACCCGCGCGGCCTGGCCTACCTCGCCTTCGCCGAGGCTTGGGAGCGCTTCTCCTTCTACGGCATGCAGACGCTGCTGGTGCTCTACATGGTCGGCCAGCTGCTGCTGCCCGGCCATGTCGAGCATGTCGCCGGCTTCGCGGCCTTCCGCCGCACGCTCGAGGGCGCCTACGGATCGCTCTCGGTGCAGGCGCTCGCCTCGGCGATCTTCGGCCTCTATGCCGGCCTCGTCTACCTCACGCCGATCGCCGGCGGGCTGCTCGCCGATCGCGTGCTCGGCCGCACGAAGACGGTGACGCTGGGCGCGCTGCTGATGGCGGCGGGGCACTTCCTGATGGCGTTCGACGTCTCGTTCCTGTTCGCCCTGCTCTGCCTGGTCATCGGCTGCGGCTGCTTCAAGGGGAATATCGCGGCGCAGGTGGGCACGCTCTACCAGCCGGGCGACCTGCGCCGCGCGGACGCCTTCCAGATCTACTATCTCGGCATCAATGCCGGCGTGATCGCGGCACCTCTCGTCTGCGGCACCCTGGGCGAGCTCTACGGCTGGCACTACGGCTTCGGCGCGGCCGGCATCGGCATGGTGCTGGGCCTGGCGATCTATCTCGCCGGCCGCCGCCACCTGGTGCCGGATGCGCCGCGCGCCGCCGCCGCCGCGCCGCGCCCCACGCTGCTGCCGGGCGAGGGCCGCACGATCGCGCTGCTCGTCGCGCTGCTGCCGGTGCTGGCGCTGGCGATCATCGGCAACATGGAGATCTTCAACGCCTATCTCGTCTGGGCGCAGGCGCATGTCGATTTCACCCTGTTCGGCCGCACGATGCCGACGACGTGGCTGGTGACGCTCGACACGATCGCGTCCGTCAGCTTCCTGGTCGGCGCGGTGGCGTTCTGGCGGCTGTGGGCGCGGCGCTTTCCCGAGCCGGACGAGATCACCAAGATCGCGATCGGCGCGCTGATCGCGCTGCTCGCCCCGCTCGTCCTCGCCGCGTGCGCCTGGCATGAGGCGAGGACCGGGCAGAAGACGCCGGTCGCCTGGCTGATCCTGTTCCACGTCGTCAACAGCATCGGCATCGCCAACGTCTTCCCGGTATCCCTCGCGCTCTACTCCCGCGCCGCGCCGGCCCGGCTGGGATCGACGATGCTCGGCATCTTCTACCTCCACTTCTTCGCCGCCAACGTGCTGGTCGGCTGGCTCGGCGGCCGGCTGGAGACGATGCCCGCCACCTGGTTCTGGGCGATGCATGCGGCGCTGATCGGCCTCGCCGCGCTGCTGCTGTTCGCCGCCCGCGCGCTGTTCGGCCACCTGCTCGCGCCGGCGAAGGCGGTGGCATGA
- a CDS encoding CHAP domain-containing protein: protein MRGACAALAIVVAALPAALPAETLGLTVGECVPFARAMSGIQIYGDAWTWWQQADGRYARGRSPKVGAVLVFRPGGAMRLGHVAVVSRVISPRILMVTHANWSRIGGTRGQVERDVTMVDVSPAHDWSAVRVWYDTNEALGGSTYPTYGFIYGTPDRAAPPGTRTAAPAPTLSGPSPDIVGAVLDSVG from the coding sequence TTGAGAGGGGCGTGCGCCGCCCTGGCCATCGTCGTCGCCGCGCTGCCGGCGGCGCTGCCGGCCGAGACGCTGGGGCTGACGGTGGGCGAGTGCGTGCCGTTCGCCCGGGCGATGTCCGGCATCCAGATCTACGGCGATGCGTGGACGTGGTGGCAGCAGGCGGACGGCCGCTACGCCCGCGGCCGCTCGCCCAAAGTGGGCGCGGTGCTCGTCTTCCGGCCGGGCGGGGCGATGCGGCTCGGCCATGTCGCGGTCGTCAGCCGCGTCATCAGCCCGCGCATCCTGATGGTGACGCACGCCAACTGGTCCCGCATCGGCGGCACGCGCGGGCAGGTGGAGCGCGACGTGACGATGGTCGACGTCTCGCCCGCGCATGACTGGAGCGCGGTGCGCGTGTGGTACGATACCAACGAGGCGCTCGGCGGCAGCACCTACCCCACCTACGGCTTCATCTACGGCACGCCCGATCGCGCGGCACCGCCCGGCACCCGCACCGCCGCCCCCGCCCCCACGCTCAGCGGCCCCTCGCCCGATATCGTCGGCGCCGTGCTCGACTCGGTGGGCTGA
- a CDS encoding SWIB/MDM2 domain-containing protein produces MPTKADAKPKAAPKAKAAAKPKTSASKTAEPKTGEKVDGLHKPLQPSPDLAAIVGDKPLSRSDVVSKLWEHIKKNDLQNPKDKREILADDKLEKVFGKKQVTMFEMNKLISPHLK; encoded by the coding sequence ATGCCTACCAAAGCGGATGCCAAGCCCAAAGCGGCCCCCAAGGCGAAGGCGGCGGCCAAGCCCAAGACCAGTGCGTCCAAGACTGCCGAGCCCAAGACGGGCGAGAAGGTGGACGGCCTGCACAAACCGCTCCAGCCCTCGCCCGATCTCGCGGCGATCGTCGGCGACAAGCCGCTGTCGCGCAGCGACGTGGTGAGCAAGCTGTGGGAGCACATCAAGAAGAACGATCTCCAGAACCCGAAGGACAAGCGCGAGATCCTGGCGGACGACAAACTGGAGAAGGTGTTCGGCAAGAAGCAGGTGACCATGTTCGAGATGAACAAGCTGATCTCGCCGCATCTGAAATAG
- a CDS encoding carboxymuconolactone decarboxylase family protein: MSETIRSVPREELTPALQESWDFVYRLTGQAAFIEKGAHAPELLDFTMTDFYGKIFYGGRVDEKLKHLARLRMSLGHGCRSCNLGNTQGASEAGYSEAELHAIEGDRSIFSAAEQAVLELADQFLMTNVHGHLEPDLYARLRAHFDDAQILELGTVMSYLGGLAKMLFVFDMAEKEETCPFVPRAKADESAMAIAAE; encoded by the coding sequence ATGAGCGAGACGATCCGCAGCGTGCCGCGGGAGGAGCTGACGCCGGCACTGCAGGAGTCCTGGGACTTCGTGTACCGGCTGACCGGCCAGGCGGCCTTCATCGAGAAGGGCGCCCACGCACCCGAACTGCTCGATTTCACGATGACCGACTTCTACGGCAAGATCTTCTACGGCGGCCGCGTCGACGAGAAGCTAAAGCATCTCGCCCGGCTGCGGATGAGCCTGGGCCATGGCTGCCGCAGCTGCAACCTGGGCAACACGCAGGGCGCCAGCGAAGCCGGCTACAGCGAGGCGGAGTTGCACGCGATCGAGGGCGACCGATCCATCTTCAGCGCGGCCGAGCAGGCGGTGCTGGAACTGGCCGACCAGTTCCTGATGACCAACGTGCACGGCCACCTCGAACCCGACCTCTACGCCCGCCTGCGCGCCCATTTCGACGATGCGCAGATCCTCGAGCTGGGCACGGTGATGAGCTATCTCGGCGGGTTGGCGAAGATGCTGTTCGTGTTCGACATGGCCGAGAAGGAGGAGACCTGCCCCTTTGTGCCGCGTGCGAAGGCCGACGAGTCGGCGATGGCGATCGCGGCGGAATAG
- a CDS encoding NUDIX hydrolase → MPFRIEEDGSARIMLITSRGSGRWIIPKGNPMRGMKAHVAAAHEAYEEAGLSGHSFATAIGRFHYRKRLKTGETRAIEVEVFPLAVAAQAADWPEKHERQTHWFTVADAASAVSEPDLSGIIRRFRPPPASARAEGGWFRRAVRLFGRQPPTPGG, encoded by the coding sequence TTGCCCTTTCGCATCGAGGAGGACGGGTCCGCGCGGATCATGCTGATCACCTCGCGCGGCAGCGGGCGCTGGATCATCCCCAAGGGCAACCCGATGCGCGGCATGAAGGCGCACGTCGCCGCCGCGCACGAGGCGTATGAGGAAGCGGGGCTCAGCGGCCACAGCTTCGCCACCGCGATAGGCCGTTTCCACTATCGCAAGCGGCTGAAGACCGGCGAGACGCGCGCGATCGAGGTGGAGGTGTTTCCGCTGGCGGTGGCAGCGCAGGCGGCCGACTGGCCGGAGAAGCACGAGCGGCAGACGCACTGGTTCACCGTGGCGGACGCGGCCTCCGCCGTGTCGGAGCCGGACCTGAGCGGGATCATCCGGCGGTTCCGCCCGCCGCCGGCCTCGGCGCGGGCCGAGGGTGGCTGGTTCCGGCGGGCGGTTCGCCTGTTCGGCCGGCAGCCGCCAACGCCGGGCGGGTGA
- a CDS encoding N-succinylarginine dihydrolase: protein MPLTEINFDGIVGPTHNYSGLSLGNLAATRNAGAVSRPRAAALQGIAKMRANLALGLPQGILLPHRRPNAAWLAALGSSAGPADPLLLANALSASPMWAANAATVSPAPDTADGRCHLSVANLMTMPHRSHEWPETLAQLNLAFADRRHFAVHGPVPPPFGDEGAANHMRLAPAHDAPGVEIFVYGVAGGPYPARQSRQASEAVARRHGLDPARTLFVAQSKAAIAAGAFHNDVVAVADGRVLLAHEQAFADPAGFYADLRRLLPEVEIVEVPADRVSLADAIRSYLFNAQLVTLPGGQTALVLPTDAGEVPAVRAWAEEASAGNGPIRQLHFVDVRESMANGGGPACLRLRVVADPATIDPRFLVDAAGLDRIAAVISTHWPEAIDPARIADPGLWHAAETARAALLADRGIDLP, encoded by the coding sequence ATGCCGCTGACCGAGATCAATTTCGACGGTATCGTCGGGCCGACGCACAATTATTCCGGCCTCAGCCTCGGCAACCTGGCCGCCACGCGCAATGCCGGCGCCGTCTCGCGCCCGCGCGCGGCGGCGCTGCAGGGCATCGCCAAGATGCGCGCCAATCTCGCGCTCGGCCTGCCGCAGGGCATATTGCTGCCGCACCGAAGGCCGAACGCGGCATGGCTGGCCGCACTCGGCAGCAGCGCGGGCCCCGCCGATCCGCTGCTGCTGGCCAATGCCCTCTCCGCCTCGCCGATGTGGGCGGCCAACGCCGCCACCGTCTCGCCCGCGCCCGATACGGCGGACGGCCGCTGCCATCTCAGCGTCGCCAATCTGATGACGATGCCGCATCGCAGCCACGAGTGGCCGGAAACGCTGGCGCAGCTGAACCTCGCCTTCGCCGATCGCCGGCACTTCGCCGTCCACGGCCCCGTGCCCCCGCCCTTCGGCGACGAGGGCGCCGCCAACCACATGCGCCTGGCGCCTGCGCACGATGCGCCGGGCGTCGAGATCTTCGTCTACGGCGTCGCCGGCGGCCCCTACCCCGCCCGCCAGAGCCGGCAGGCGAGCGAGGCGGTGGCGCGGCGCCACGGGCTCGATCCGGCGCGCACGCTGTTCGTGGCGCAATCGAAGGCGGCGATCGCCGCCGGCGCGTTCCACAACGATGTGGTGGCGGTGGCGGACGGCCGCGTGCTGCTGGCGCACGAGCAGGCCTTCGCCGATCCCGCCGGCTTCTACGCCGATCTGCGCCGGTTGCTGCCGGAAGTGGAGATCGTCGAGGTGCCGGCCGACCGGGTGAGCCTGGCGGACGCGATCCGCAGCTACCTGTTCAACGCCCAGCTCGTCACGCTGCCCGGCGGCCAGACAGCGCTGGTGCTGCCCACCGACGCGGGCGAGGTGCCGGCGGTGCGGGCATGGGCGGAGGAGGCGAGCGCCGGCAACGGCCCGATCCGGCAACTCCACTTCGTCGACGTGCGCGAATCGATGGCGAATGGCGGCGGCCCGGCGTGCCTGCGCCTGCGCGTCGTCGCCGATCCCGCCACGATCGATCCGCGCTTCCTGGTGGACGCGGCCGGGCTCGATCGCATCGCCGCCGTGATCTCGACGCACTGGCCGGAAGCGATCGATCCCGCCCGCATCGCCGACCCCGGCCTGTGGCATGCGGCGGAAACGGCCCGCGCCGCGCTGCTTGCCGATCGCGGCATCGATCTGCCCTGA
- a CDS encoding arginine N-succinyltransferase, protein MSFRIRPARTDDLDPLYDMAKLTGGGFTNLPADRGSLTQKLARSAVAFAKAEDVAGDDLYVLVLEEAESGKVIGTAQIFARVGENAPFYSYRLGTLSQHSRELGRTFRAEMLTLTTDYEGASEVGGLFLHPRERAGGLGLLLARSRYLFIRAHRARFADRVIAELRGVIDEAGGSPFWDGLAGRFFGMNFQDADEFNAIHGHQFIADMMPKHPIYLAMLPETARAVISLPHPTGRAAMRMLEHEGFRHDGYVDIFDGGPTMAAPTDLIRSIRDAQPARVAAIGGPPGGKALIATGHLADFRAAYGRVAPGGGGVAIDEAAAALLGVAAGDEVLHVGR, encoded by the coding sequence ATGAGCTTCCGCATCCGCCCCGCCCGCACCGACGATCTCGATCCGCTCTACGATATGGCCAAGCTCACCGGCGGCGGCTTCACCAACCTGCCGGCCGATCGCGGATCGCTGACGCAGAAGCTCGCCCGCTCCGCCGTCGCCTTCGCCAAGGCGGAGGATGTGGCCGGCGACGATCTCTACGTGCTGGTGCTGGAGGAGGCGGAGAGCGGCAAGGTGATCGGCACCGCCCAGATCTTCGCCAGGGTCGGCGAGAACGCGCCCTTCTACAGCTATCGCCTCGGCACGCTGAGCCAGCACAGTCGCGAGCTCGGCCGCACCTTCCGCGCCGAGATGCTGACCTTGACGACGGATTATGAGGGCGCCAGCGAGGTGGGCGGCCTGTTCCTCCACCCGCGCGAGCGGGCGGGCGGGCTCGGCCTGCTGCTCGCCCGCAGCCGCTACCTGTTCATCCGCGCCCACCGCGCCCGCTTCGCCGATCGGGTGATCGCCGAGCTGCGCGGCGTGATCGACGAGGCCGGGGGATCGCCCTTCTGGGATGGGCTGGCCGGTCGCTTCTTCGGCATGAACTTCCAGGATGCGGACGAATTCAACGCCATCCACGGCCACCAGTTCATCGCCGACATGATGCCCAAGCACCCGATCTACCTGGCCATGCTGCCGGAGACCGCCCGCGCCGTGATCAGCCTGCCGCATCCCACCGGGCGCGCGGCGATGCGCATGCTGGAGCATGAGGGTTTCCGCCACGACGGCTATGTCGACATCTTCGACGGCGGCCCGACGATGGCCGCCCCCACCGACCTGATCCGATCGATCCGCGATGCGCAGCCGGCCCGGGTCGCCGCGATCGGCGGGCCGCCGGGCGGCAAGGCGCTGATCGCCACCGGCCACCTCGCCGATTTCCGCGCCGCCTACGGCCGCGTCGCGCCCGGCGGCGGCGGCGTTGCGATCGACGAGGCGGCGGCCGCCCTGCTCGGCGTGGCGGCGGGGGACGAGGTGCTGCATGTCGGCCGCTGA
- a CDS encoding hydrolase: MIDLEPVAARPIDSVTAAALDRAAAAPMLAQTETWAAVNSGSGNLAGLERMAGLLADAFAALPGDIALREPTPGDAIAADGTRVPLAHGRNLHLVVRPQAPVQILLTGHMDTVFAADHPFQSVRRIDDATIGGPGVADMKSGLAIMLAALSAIEACPLGRRIGYEVVVNSDEEVGSPGSSALIAQAARGKAAALTYEPSALPDGTLAGARPGSGNLSIVVAGRSAHAGRNPEDGRNAIVAAADLAVRLAKHAGPRLSINPARIDGGGPNNVVPDHAILRVNLRPATPDDERRARALIDSAIAMVAAEHDVRIHLHGGFGRPPKPIDPAAERLFGLVRDCGTALGLDIGWRATGGVCDGNNIAACGVPVVDTMGARGGAIHSAQEYLIVDSLPERARLSALVLLRLAEGATA; the protein is encoded by the coding sequence ATGATCGATCTAGAGCCCGTGGCCGCCCGGCCGATCGACTCCGTCACCGCCGCCGCGCTCGATCGCGCCGCCGCCGCGCCGATGCTGGCGCAGACCGAGACGTGGGCGGCGGTGAACAGCGGCAGCGGCAACCTGGCCGGGCTGGAGCGGATGGCCGGCCTGCTGGCCGACGCCTTCGCCGCCCTTCCCGGCGACATCGCCCTGCGCGAACCCACCCCCGGCGATGCGATCGCGGCGGATGGCACGCGCGTGCCGCTGGCCCACGGCCGCAACCTGCATCTGGTCGTCCGCCCGCAGGCGCCGGTGCAGATCCTGCTCACCGGCCACATGGATACGGTGTTCGCCGCCGATCACCCGTTCCAGTCCGTCCGCCGCATCGACGACGCGACGATCGGCGGACCGGGCGTCGCCGACATGAAAAGCGGCCTCGCGATCATGCTCGCCGCCCTCTCGGCGATCGAGGCGTGCCCGCTCGGCCGGCGGATCGGCTACGAGGTGGTCGTCAACAGCGACGAGGAGGTGGGCTCGCCCGGCTCGTCGGCGCTGATCGCGCAGGCGGCGCGCGGCAAGGCGGCGGCACTCACCTACGAGCCGTCGGCCCTGCCGGACGGAACCCTGGCCGGCGCGCGGCCCGGCAGCGGCAATCTCTCGATCGTCGTCGCCGGCCGCAGCGCCCATGCCGGCCGCAATCCCGAGGATGGCCGCAACGCCATCGTCGCCGCCGCCGATCTCGCCGTGCGGTTGGCGAAGCATGCCGGCCCGCGCCTCTCGATCAACCCCGCGCGGATCGATGGCGGCGGGCCGAACAACGTCGTGCCCGATCACGCCATCCTGCGCGTCAACCTGCGCCCGGCCACGCCGGACGACGAGCGGCGCGCCCGCGCCTTGATCGATTCGGCGATCGCGATGGTCGCGGCCGAGCATGACGTCCGCATCCACCTGCACGGCGGCTTCGGCCGCCCGCCGAAGCCGATCGATCCCGCTGCCGAGCGGCTGTTCGGGCTGGTGCGGGATTGCGGCACGGCGCTGGGCCTGGATATCGGCTGGCGCGCCACCGGCGGCGTGTGCGACGGCAACAACATCGCGGCCTGCGGCGTGCCCGTGGTCGACACGATGGGTGCGCGCGGCGGCGCCATCCACTCGGCGCAGGAATATCTGATCGTGGACAGTTTGCCCGAGCGAGCGCGCCTCTCCGCCCTCGTCCTCCTGCGGCTGGCGGAGGGCGCGACCGCATGA
- a CDS encoding cation:proton antiporter, which translates to MALPIESDAFSDSLVILGAAGLVIPAFARFRVNPVIGFILVGLAVGPFGLGSLVGRAPWLYHITISDPHSIEPFAEFGIVLLLFSIGLELSFKRLWSMRTAVFGLGAAELFGSALLIGVALHLIGQGWSGAIGMGLALALSSTALVLPMAGTTSPVGRTAFAMLLFEDLALVPIIFALGALAPNATDTGWDGILTTLWQGGLTIVVMLVLGRLLLPRLFAQAARTKSPELFLAASLLVVILSSIATTAVGLSPIVGALLAGILIAETDYHTEVEVMTAPFKGLALGVFLITVGMSLDLKVIAQNWQALLTAVIGVVAAKAVVTAGLLRLSGARAGVSAEAGLLMSSPSETTLIVLATAAQAQLILPSTAAFWQIVTAIGLTITPLLARVGRDMSRRVDVREEQAAVAADADPVAERTVIVGLGRVGRLVAQVLDTHKRPYVAIDADVDTIAHARKRGYNVMFGDITRPGMIERLGLDTASALVLTMDERVQLVRTTAQVRALHPNLTIVARARDPNHAAELYRAGATDAVPETLESSLQLSEAVLVDLGVPMGPVIASIHEKRAELRAKIMEMAEMDREPPIHRRTLRDAVE; encoded by the coding sequence ATGGCCCTTCCGATAGAATCAGACGCTTTCAGCGATTCGCTCGTCATCCTCGGCGCCGCCGGGCTCGTCATCCCGGCCTTCGCCCGCTTCCGGGTGAACCCGGTGATCGGCTTCATCCTGGTGGGGCTGGCGGTGGGGCCGTTCGGGCTCGGCTCGCTCGTCGGCCGGGCGCCGTGGCTCTACCACATCACCATCTCCGATCCGCATTCAATCGAGCCGTTCGCCGAGTTCGGCATCGTGCTGCTGCTGTTCTCGATCGGGCTGGAGCTGTCGTTCAAACGGCTCTGGTCGATGCGCACCGCCGTGTTCGGGCTGGGTGCGGCGGAGCTGTTCGGGTCGGCGCTGCTGATCGGCGTCGCCCTCCACCTGATCGGCCAGGGCTGGTCGGGGGCGATCGGCATGGGGCTGGCGCTGGCGCTCTCCTCCACCGCACTGGTGCTGCCGATGGCGGGCACCACCAGCCCCGTCGGCCGCACCGCCTTCGCGATGCTGCTGTTCGAGGACCTGGCGCTGGTGCCGATCATCTTCGCGCTGGGCGCGCTGGCGCCGAACGCGACCGATACGGGGTGGGACGGCATCCTCACCACATTGTGGCAGGGCGGCCTCACGATCGTGGTGATGCTCGTTCTCGGCCGGCTGCTGCTGCCGCGCCTGTTCGCCCAGGCGGCGCGCACCAAGAGCCCGGAGCTGTTCCTCGCCGCCAGCCTGCTCGTGGTGATCCTCTCCAGCATCGCCACCACGGCGGTGGGCTTGTCGCCGATCGTCGGCGCGCTGCTGGCCGGCATCCTGATCGCCGAGACCGACTATCATACCGAGGTCGAGGTCATGACCGCGCCGTTCAAGGGGCTGGCGCTGGGCGTGTTCCTCATCACCGTGGGGATGAGCCTCGATCTCAAGGTGATCGCGCAGAACTGGCAGGCGCTGCTCACCGCCGTGATCGGCGTCGTGGCCGCCAAGGCGGTCGTCACCGCCGGGCTGCTGCGGCTCAGCGGCGCGCGCGCCGGCGTGTCGGCGGAAGCGGGGCTGCTGATGTCCTCCCCTTCCGAGACCACGCTGATCGTGCTGGCCACCGCCGCGCAGGCGCAGCTGATCCTGCCGAGCACCGCCGCCTTCTGGCAGATCGTCACCGCGATCGGCCTCACCATCACGCCGCTGCTCGCCCGCGTCGGCCGCGACATGTCGCGGCGGGTGGACGTGCGTGAGGAGCAGGCCGCCGTCGCCGCCGATGCCGATCCGGTGGCGGAGCGGACGGTGATCGTGGGCCTTGGCCGCGTCGGCCGGCTCGTCGCGCAGGTGCTGGATACCCACAAGCGCCCCTATGTCGCGATCGATGCGGACGTGGACACCATCGCCCACGCCCGCAAGCGCGGCTACAATGTGATGTTCGGCGACATCACCCGGCCGGGCATGATCGAGCGGCTGGGCCTCGATACGGCGAGCGCACTGGTGCTGACGATGGACGAGCGCGTCCAGCTCGTCCGCACCACTGCGCAGGTGCGCGCGCTCCATCCGAACCTCACGATCGTGGCCCGCGCGCGCGATCCCAACCACGCCGCCGAACTCTATCGCGCGGGCGCCACCGATGCGGTGCCGGAGACGCTGGAATCCTCGCTGCAACTGTCGGAGGCGGTGCTCGTCGATCTCGGCGTGCCGATGGGGCCGGTGATCGCCTCGATCCACGAGAAGCGGGCCGAGCTGCGCGCCAAGATCATGGAGATGGCGGAGATGGACCGCGAGCCGCCGATCCACCGCCGCACGCTGCGGGACGCGGTGGAGTAA
- the ybaL gene encoding YbaL family putative K(+) efflux transporter has protein sequence MPHATPLIATIVGGIVLAFILGALAFRLRLSPLIGYLLAGVLIGPFTPGYVADQHLANELAELGVILLMFGVGLHFSLKDLLAVKTIAIPGALVQIAVAIVLGAGLGHLLGWSIGAGLVFGLALSVASTVVLLRALQERRILETERGKIAVGWLIVEDLVMVLALVLLPALAGGGEGGVAGVVTTLAITIGKVVAFVAFMLIVGRRAIPWLLHKIAHSGSRELFRLAVLAIALGVAFGAAMLFGVSFALGAFFAGMILAESPLSQRAGEETLPLRDAFAVLFFVSVGMLFNPHVVTQAPVALIATVAIIMLGKSIAAFWIVRLFARPTKTALTIAASLAQIGEFSFILATLGFSLKLIPADARDLILAGAILSIMLNPLLFVLIDRAAGKALADADGDHAIGDAPRASPSGHIVLVGHGRVGSRVSRELLEAGDRVTIVEAQEDVSQRPDDPKATFVAGNAAGRDVLKRARVAEARLLFVAIPESFEAGQIVEQARAMNPGLRIVARTHGDAEAHHLETLGADLTIIGESEIARRMVDQALVGA, from the coding sequence ATGCCCCATGCCACGCCCCTGATCGCCACCATCGTCGGGGGTATCGTGCTTGCCTTCATCCTGGGCGCGCTGGCGTTCCGCCTGCGGCTGTCGCCGCTGATCGGCTACCTGCTCGCCGGCGTGCTGATCGGGCCGTTCACCCCCGGCTATGTCGCGGACCAGCATCTGGCCAACGAACTCGCCGAGCTTGGCGTGATCCTGCTGATGTTCGGCGTCGGCCTGCATTTCTCGCTGAAGGATCTGCTGGCGGTGAAGACCATCGCCATACCGGGCGCGCTGGTGCAGATCGCCGTCGCGATCGTGCTGGGCGCCGGCCTCGGCCACCTGCTCGGCTGGTCGATCGGGGCGGGGCTGGTGTTCGGCCTGGCTCTGTCCGTCGCCAGCACCGTCGTGCTGCTGCGGGCGTTGCAGGAGCGGCGCATCCTGGAGACGGAGCGCGGCAAGATCGCCGTTGGCTGGCTGATCGTCGAGGATCTGGTGATGGTGCTGGCCCTGGTGCTGCTGCCGGCGCTGGCCGGCGGCGGGGAGGGCGGCGTTGCAGGCGTGGTGACGACTCTGGCGATCACGATCGGCAAGGTCGTCGCCTTCGTCGCGTTCATGCTGATCGTCGGGCGGCGGGCGATCCCGTGGCTGCTCCACAAGATCGCCCATAGCGGATCGCGCGAGCTGTTCCGGCTGGCGGTGCTGGCGATCGCGCTGGGCGTGGCGTTCGGCGCGGCGATGCTGTTCGGCGTGTCGTTCGCCCTCGGCGCCTTCTTCGCCGGCATGATCCTGGCCGAATCGCCGCTCAGCCAGCGCGCCGGCGAGGAGACGCTGCCGTTGCGCGACGCGTTCGCCGTGCTGTTCTTCGTCTCGGTGGGCATGCTGTTCAACCCGCATGTGGTGACGCAGGCGCCGGTCGCGCTGATCGCCACGGTGGCGATCATCATGCTGGGCAAGTCGATCGCCGCCTTCTGGATCGTCCGCCTGTTCGCCCGGCCGACGAAGACGGCGCTGACGATCGCGGCGAGCCTGGCGCAGATCGGCGAGTTCTCGTTCATCCTGGCGACGCTGGGCTTCTCGCTGAAGCTGATCCCGGCCGACGCGCGCGACCTGATCCTCGCCGGCGCGATCCTGTCGATCATGCTGAACCCGCTGCTGTTCGTGCTGATCGATCGCGCCGCCGGCAAGGCGCTGGCCGATGCCGATGGCGACCATGCGATCGGCGACGCGCCGCGCGCATCGCCGAGCGGGCATATCGTGCTGGTGGGGCACGGCCGGGTCGGATCGCGCGTCTCGCGCGAGCTGCTGGAGGCCGGCGACCGGGTGACGATCGTGGAGGCGCAGGAGGATGTGTCGCAGCGCCCGGACGATCCGAAGGCCACCTTCGTCGCCGGCAACGCCGCCGGACGGGATGTGCTGAAGCGGGCGCGCGTCGCCGAGGCGCGGCTGCTGTTCGTCGCCATTCCCGAGAGCTTCGAGGCCGGCCAGATCGTGGAGCAGGCGCGGGCGATGAATCCGGGCCTGCGCATCGTCGCCCGCACGCACGGCGATGCGGAGGCGCACCACCTGGAGACTCTCGGCGCCGACCTGACGATCATCGGCGAGAGCGAGATCGCCCGCCGCATGGTGGATCAGGCGCTGGTGGGCGCGTGA